A stretch of the Coprobacillus cateniformis genome encodes the following:
- the trpE gene encoding anthranilate synthase component I, whose protein sequence is MSYSILSEIQSYLEKGDYDIVPIYKKFPAKDLTPMNILKELKGNNQECYLLESADHQKRWSRYSFLGYNPVMSIACYDHQIIVGQEKYRVDHPHDYLRNLLSHYKTPFIPSLPPFTGGLVGFFGYEYFHYNEPTLKRDKDDNEKIPDMYLMLFDTVICFDHQEHMIQLVTHVPIQNLEVEYQKGMQKLEELHCMIQQNQKSLIPALQIKEPCLSLFSKEKYCEIVEQAKKHIYEGDIFQIVLSNRWEIEAKGSLIQIYENLRETNPSPYMFYLSTEDLEIVGASPETLVKLDDNKLYTYPLAGTRPRGKTIEEDKQNETDLLNDQKELAEHNMLVDLGRNDIGKISQFKSVRVEEYLSILKYSHVMHIGSTVSGKILPDKDAIDAIDALLPAGTLSGAPKIKASSLIYELEGHKRYLYGGAIGYIGFSGQMDTCIAIRFAYKTKNKVYVSSGAGIVADSQPEKEFQECCQKAAAIMDALKCSQGGKL, encoded by the coding sequence ATGAGTTATTCAATATTATCAGAAATTCAAAGTTATCTTGAAAAAGGTGATTATGATATCGTACCAATCTACAAAAAGTTTCCTGCAAAGGATTTAACGCCAATGAATATTCTTAAAGAACTCAAGGGAAACAATCAAGAATGTTATTTATTAGAAAGTGCTGATCATCAAAAACGTTGGAGTCGATATTCTTTCTTAGGCTATAACCCAGTTATGTCAATAGCTTGTTATGATCATCAAATCATTGTTGGTCAGGAAAAATATAGAGTTGATCACCCACATGATTATCTCCGAAATCTTTTATCCCATTATAAAACTCCATTTATCCCATCATTGCCACCTTTTACAGGGGGACTGGTTGGCTTCTTTGGGTATGAGTATTTTCATTATAATGAGCCGACATTAAAGAGGGATAAAGATGATAATGAAAAGATTCCTGATATGTATTTAATGTTATTTGATACAGTCATTTGTTTTGATCATCAGGAACATATGATTCAATTGGTCACTCATGTTCCCATTCAGAATCTAGAAGTTGAATATCAAAAAGGAATGCAAAAACTTGAAGAACTTCATTGTATGATTCAACAAAATCAAAAATCATTGATTCCAGCACTACAAATAAAAGAACCATGTCTATCCTTATTTTCAAAAGAGAAATACTGTGAAATCGTTGAACAAGCAAAAAAGCATATTTATGAAGGTGATATCTTTCAAATTGTTCTTTCTAATCGATGGGAGATTGAAGCAAAAGGAAGTCTCATTCAAATCTATGAGAACTTGAGAGAAACAAATCCATCACCCTATATGTTTTATCTTTCTACTGAGGATTTAGAGATAGTTGGTGCTTCTCCAGAAACATTAGTAAAATTAGACGATAACAAATTATATACGTATCCACTAGCAGGTACAAGACCTAGAGGTAAAACGATAGAGGAAGATAAACAAAATGAAACAGATCTATTAAATGACCAAAAAGAGTTGGCAGAACACAATATGCTTGTTGATTTAGGAAGAAATGATATAGGGAAAATCAGTCAGTTTAAGAGTGTTCGAGTTGAAGAGTATCTGAGTATTCTCAAATATTCTCATGTTATGCATATTGGTTCGACAGTGAGTGGTAAAATTTTACCAGATAAAGATGCAATAGATGCGATCGATGCATTATTACCAGCTGGAACTTTATCAGGAGCACCAAAAATCAAAGCCAGTTCTCTGATTTATGAATTAGAAGGCCATAAACGCTACCTCTATGGTGGGGCTATAGGATATATCGGCTTTTCTGGGCAAATGGATACATGTATTGCCATTAGATTTGCTTATAAAACGAAAAACAAAGTATATGTAAGCAGTGGAGCAGGCATTGTTGCTGATAGCCAGCCAGAGAAAGAATTCCAAGAGTGCTGTCAAAAAGCAGCAGCTATTATGGATGCTTTAAAGTGTTCTCAAGGAGGGAAATTATGA
- a CDS encoding lipoprotein 17-related variable surface protein produces MKKLIYGIGFAIAIIIIAIYMMIRIPKNTEMNWYSSVKNFQSSLGDDFYDFYHPKSYFDSSVLKKTLSEIDNIRFYGTFKGQDHSYYFWFDENNDQFGTLKVKYTVSKNHKGYTHPQRSDYQLIDKESGIYYTTQGESDIELLHRYNSKHFIEVAIDFENKQNNDMKSLKDIALDMMKDSIQLNKNNEHID; encoded by the coding sequence ATGAAGAAACTTATTTATGGAATAGGATTTGCAATAGCTATTATCATTATAGCTATTTATATGATGATACGAATACCAAAAAACACTGAGATGAACTGGTATTCATCAGTTAAAAACTTTCAATCAAGTCTAGGAGATGACTTTTATGATTTCTATCATCCTAAGTCATATTTTGATAGTTCTGTGCTAAAGAAAACATTATCTGAGATTGATAATATAAGATTTTATGGTACATTTAAGGGTCAAGATCATTCATATTATTTTTGGTTTGATGAGAATAATGATCAATTTGGAACTCTTAAAGTGAAGTATACTGTTTCTAAGAATCATAAAGGTTATACACACCCACAAAGAAGTGATTATCAATTAATAGATAAAGAGTCAGGAATTTATTATACTACTCAAGGAGAATCAGATATAGAACTTTTACATCGTTATAATTCTAAACACTTTATAGAAGTTGCTATTGATTTTGAAAATAAGCAAAATAATGATATGAAATCCTTAAAAGATATTGCACTTGATATGATGAAAGATAGTATTCAATTAAATAAAAATAATGAACATATTGATTAA
- a CDS encoding ABC transporter ATP-binding protein, which yields MSSIRLEHIDKAYDDNQILKDFSVEIDSHEMISVIGGSGSGKTTMLKLINGLLLPDQGHVYIDGIDIQTINQNELRRHIGYVIQNIGLFPHMNIEDNISYVLRLQKTDPQMIKERVHELIVMMDLDQDILKRYPDELSGGQKQRIGIARALAANPQIILMDEAFGAVDEITRHGLQDELLRIHQKVPFTLVFVTHNIQEALRLGDRVMIMKDGHIEQFDTSQNILDHPQTDFVKQLLSYL from the coding sequence ATGAGTAGTATACGTTTGGAACATATTGATAAAGCATATGATGATAATCAAATTTTAAAAGATTTCTCAGTTGAGATTGACTCCCATGAAATGATTAGTGTTATTGGAGGAAGTGGTAGTGGAAAAACGACAATGTTAAAGCTCATTAATGGTTTGTTACTGCCTGATCAGGGACACGTTTATATTGATGGTATTGATATTCAAACAATCAATCAAAATGAATTAAGAAGACATATTGGTTATGTTATTCAAAATATAGGACTTTTCCCACATATGAACATTGAAGACAATATTTCTTATGTATTAAGACTTCAAAAAACAGATCCTCAAATGATTAAAGAAAGAGTTCATGAACTGATAGTTATGATGGATTTGGATCAAGATATCTTAAAAAGGTATCCTGATGAACTAAGTGGTGGACAAAAACAACGTATTGGTATTGCAAGAGCTTTAGCAGCTAATCCTCAGATTATTCTGATGGATGAAGCTTTTGGAGCTGTTGATGAAATTACCAGACATGGCTTACAAGATGAACTTTTACGTATTCATCAAAAAGTTCCATTTACACTTGTTTTTGTTACTCATAACATACAGGAAGCTCTTCGCTTAGGAGATCGTGTTATGATTATGAAAGATGGTCATATTGAGCAATTTGATACAAGCCAAAATATTTTAGATCATCCTCAAACTGACTTTGTCAAACAATTATTATCATATTTATAG
- a CDS encoding glycine betaine ABC transporter substrate-binding protein, whose product MIQELMKFYSERSDFLLPLILEHLQISIIAIIIATMIGIALGIFIAENKKTSPIVLGIVSFLYTIPSISMLGFLIPVTGIGNKSAIIALSLYALLPIIRNTYTGIQGVDKDILEAAKGMGSTRKQILFQIKLPLAFPVILSGFKNMTVMTIALAGIASFIGAGGLGVAIYRGITTNNITMTLAGSLTVAILAFLADFLIALFERYIQNRRHSKKKKQKVVIVVLSAMIVFAASLFYVPHKDKTIHIATKPMTEEFVIGEMLKMLIEQRTDIDVELTKGVGGGTSNIHPAMLSGEFDIYPEYTGTAWNFVLKETAFPDEETLYKQLVEKYQVQYQLDWVGLYGFNNTYGLAVTKELANRYNLKSYSDLAAISSQLIFGSEYDFYERDDGYKAMSEANDFHFKKTVDLDIGLKYDALRKNQVDVIIAFTTDGQLSDSEIVLLEDDQHYFETYYAGSVVRQTVLEEYPELKSVLMLMDGLISEKEMATMNYQVEQEKKNDKDVAKAFLQSKGLWEESKDE is encoded by the coding sequence ATGATTCAAGAGTTAATGAAGTTTTATAGTGAACGTTCTGATTTTCTTCTCCCTTTAATATTAGAACATTTACAAATATCAATTATTGCTATTATTATAGCAACAATGATTGGTATTGCTTTAGGTATATTTATAGCAGAAAACAAGAAAACGTCTCCGATTGTATTAGGGATTGTGAGTTTTTTATACACAATCCCTTCTATCTCTATGTTAGGTTTTTTAATACCAGTAACTGGAATTGGAAATAAGAGTGCAATTATAGCTTTGAGTCTATATGCTTTGTTACCCATTATCAGAAACACATATACAGGTATTCAAGGTGTTGATAAAGATATATTAGAAGCCGCAAAAGGAATGGGAAGTACTAGAAAACAGATTCTTTTTCAAATTAAACTCCCTTTAGCTTTTCCTGTTATATTATCTGGTTTTAAAAATATGACTGTGATGACAATTGCCTTAGCAGGTATTGCTTCTTTTATTGGAGCTGGTGGTTTAGGGGTTGCTATTTATCGTGGTATTACAACAAATAATATAACAATGACTTTAGCTGGCAGTTTAACTGTGGCTATTTTAGCGTTTTTAGCAGACTTCTTAATTGCCTTGTTTGAACGTTATATTCAAAATCGTCGTCACAGTAAGAAGAAAAAACAAAAAGTCGTCATTGTAGTATTGAGTGCTATGATTGTTTTTGCAGCAAGTTTGTTTTATGTACCCCATAAAGATAAAACAATCCATATTGCTACAAAACCTATGACTGAGGAATTTGTCATTGGTGAAATGCTGAAAATGCTGATTGAACAAAGAACAGATATTGATGTAGAACTTACAAAAGGTGTTGGAGGAGGGACAAGTAATATTCATCCTGCTATGTTAAGTGGTGAATTTGATATTTATCCTGAATATACTGGAACAGCATGGAATTTTGTGCTTAAAGAAACAGCTTTTCCGGATGAAGAAACATTGTATAAACAGTTGGTAGAAAAGTATCAAGTTCAATATCAATTAGATTGGGTTGGATTATATGGTTTTAATAATACATATGGTTTAGCAGTCACAAAAGAATTGGCTAATCGTTATAACTTAAAATCGTATTCAGATTTAGCAGCTATTTCAAGTCAATTGATATTTGGTAGTGAGTATGATTTCTATGAGCGTGATGATGGCTATAAAGCTATGAGTGAAGCTAATGACTTCCATTTTAAAAAGACAGTAGATTTAGATATTGGATTAAAATATGATGCTTTACGTAAAAATCAAGTTGATGTTATTATTGCCTTTACAACAGATGGGCAATTAAGTGATTCAGAAATTGTTTTATTAGAAGATGATCAGCATTATTTTGAAACATATTATGCTGGAAGCGTTGTGAGACAAACTGTTTTAGAAGAATATCCTGAATTAAAATCAGTTCTTATGTTAATGGATGGATTGATTAGTGAAAAAGAAATGGCAACAATGAATTATCAAGTAGAACAAGAAAAGAAAAATGATAAGGATGTTGCAAAAGCATTCCTTCAAAGCAAAGGATTATGGGAGGAGTCAAAAGATGAGTAG
- a CDS encoding SDR family NAD(P)-dependent oxidoreductase, giving the protein MKMKEKVVIITGGGKGIGRGVAEAFGEEGANLVITGRHQESLDQAKQELENEFGIQVLAIQADGAVESDVKKVIEQTVQAFGHIDVLINNAMASRSGKLLIEHSKEDFALSVDTGLYATFFYMREAHPYLKESQGAIINFASGAGFSGRIGQSSYAAAKEGIRGLSRVAATEWGADGINVNIICPLVETKQMLQWKKEHPDHYEQTIKGIPLGRFGDAKKDVGRTCVFLASDDASFISGETIVLQGGSGLRA; this is encoded by the coding sequence GTGAAAATGAAAGAAAAAGTTGTTATCATTACAGGTGGTGGCAAAGGGATTGGAAGAGGTGTTGCTGAAGCTTTTGGTGAAGAAGGTGCTAACCTTGTGATTACTGGTCGCCATCAGGAATCTCTTGATCAAGCAAAACAAGAACTAGAAAATGAATTTGGAATTCAAGTTCTTGCTATTCAAGCTGATGGGGCTGTTGAGAGTGATGTAAAAAAAGTTATTGAGCAAACAGTACAAGCTTTTGGACATATTGATGTTTTGATTAATAATGCAATGGCATCACGCTCAGGTAAATTATTAATTGAACATTCAAAAGAAGATTTTGCTTTATCAGTTGATACAGGCTTATATGCAACATTCTTCTATATGCGAGAAGCTCATCCATACTTAAAAGAAAGTCAAGGAGCGATTATTAATTTTGCTTCTGGTGCTGGATTTTCAGGACGTATTGGACAATCTTCATATGCGGCTGCTAAAGAAGGTATTCGAGGATTAAGCAGAGTTGCAGCAACTGAGTGGGGAGCAGATGGTATTAATGTTAATATCATTTGTCCTTTAGTTGAGACAAAACAAATGTTACAATGGAAGAAGGAACATCCAGACCACTATGAGCAGACAATTAAAGGTATCCCATTGGGTCGTTTTGGTGATGCTAAAAAAGATGTTGGTAGAACTTGTGTATTCTTAGCAAGTGATGATGCAAGTTTTATTAGCGGTGAGACAATTGTTTTACAAGGAGGTAGTGGTCTTAGAGCATAA
- the trxB gene encoding thioredoxin-disulfide reductase, with translation MKTYDVVIIGGGPAGYSAALYNARNARSVLVIEQLSAGGQMATTGQVDNYPGFDKGIDGFDLAEKMQNQAEGFGAETMYETVTELKLEENPKQVITTGGVILAKSVVMASGAHPRELGIENESQLRGRGVAYCATCDGMMFKDKDVVIVGGGNSAIADALYLSKICHHVTLIHRRDSLRASRVYEEQLKKSHIHFVWNSQVVEILADKHVTGVKVQNVVTNEMTQIDCDGLFVAIGRIPDTEIVKGQLELDKSGYIIADESTCTNIPGVFAIGDVRTKALRQIVTAASDGATCSYYIEQYLLDKE, from the coding sequence ATGAAAACATATGATGTCGTTATTATTGGTGGTGGACCTGCTGGATACAGTGCAGCTTTATATAATGCAAGAAATGCAAGATCGGTTTTGGTTATTGAACAATTATCAGCTGGCGGACAGATGGCTACAACTGGTCAAGTAGACAATTATCCTGGATTTGATAAAGGTATTGATGGGTTTGATTTGGCAGAGAAAATGCAGAATCAGGCAGAAGGTTTTGGAGCAGAAACAATGTATGAAACAGTTACAGAACTGAAATTAGAAGAAAACCCTAAACAAGTTATAACAACAGGTGGTGTTATCTTAGCCAAAAGTGTTGTTATGGCAAGTGGTGCTCATCCAAGAGAACTAGGGATAGAAAATGAATCACAACTTAGAGGAAGAGGTGTTGCTTATTGTGCAACATGTGACGGAATGATGTTTAAAGATAAAGATGTTGTCATTGTTGGTGGAGGAAATAGTGCCATTGCAGATGCATTATATCTATCAAAAATATGTCATCATGTGACTTTGATTCACCGTCGTGATAGTTTACGCGCTTCTCGTGTTTATGAAGAGCAATTAAAAAAGAGTCATATACATTTCGTGTGGAATAGTCAAGTTGTAGAAATCTTGGCAGACAAGCATGTGACAGGTGTTAAAGTACAAAATGTAGTCACAAATGAAATGACCCAAATAGATTGTGATGGACTATTTGTTGCTATTGGAAGAATTCCTGATACAGAGATTGTGAAAGGTCAATTAGAATTAGATAAAAGTGGGTATATTATAGCTGATGAATCAACATGTACAAATATCCCTGGTGTTTTTGCAATCGGTGATGTCAGAACAAAAGCTTTAAGGCAGATTGTTACAGCAGCTAGTGATGGTGCAACATGTTCATATTATATAGAGCAGTATTTATTAGATAAGGAGTGA
- a CDS encoding thioredoxin family protein — protein MSLITVTNNNLEELKNKEVVVVEFWAPWCGYCKRLAPVLKTVAKDIDIMQVNIDDFEELSESYRVETIPTLLVLRNGIASEPLIAPQAKSLITDWLKDNQVL, from the coding sequence ATGAGTTTAATAACAGTAACAAATAATAATTTAGAAGAATTAAAAAACAAAGAAGTCGTCGTTGTAGAATTTTGGGCACCATGGTGTGGATATTGTAAAAGATTAGCACCTGTTTTAAAAACAGTAGCAAAAGATATAGATATTATGCAAGTCAATATTGATGATTTTGAAGAATTGAGTGAGAGTTATAGAGTTGAGACAATTCCAACATTACTTGTTTTAAGAAATGGTATAGCTAGTGAACCTTTAATAGCTCCACAAGCAAAATCATTAATTACTGATTGGTTAAAAGATAATCAAGTCTTATAG
- a CDS encoding glycoside hydrolase family 1 protein — MNKFPKDFFWGGSIAAHQCEGAWQEGGKGPGIMDYCTAGSYEVPRRFTKEHEEGTLYPTHEAIDFYHRYKEDIKLFAKMGFTALRISIDWSRIFPNGDDNQPNQEGLDYYKDVIQTLIEYNIEPIVTLFHFEMPIHLVRKYNSWLNRDLINFYLKYVKTVVREYKGLVKYWVTFNEMNHIDPQSEASDFFVYMLAGLTYDELPGDKRESLATIGYNMTLAGVKATKLIREIDKNNIVGCVFGIHPIYPRDCNPVNVMNAFKEMDRDYYQIDAMCNGKFPTYKMKEYEDFGIHLEINHEDAQAFAEGKIDFIGLNYYQTGVSKTGEGNENDEKLFGGVQNPYLKQSKWGWAIDPVGMRYLLNYTYRKYGLPIMITENGLGAVDEFIDGRINDDYRIDYLKQHLREMKKAILEDHIECIGYLMWGPIDLVSATNGEMKKRYGFIYVNKYDDGSGDLSRIPKDSFYWYQNIIQIQGEEL, encoded by the coding sequence ATGAATAAGTTTCCTAAAGATTTTTTCTGGGGAGGAAGTATCGCTGCTCATCAATGTGAAGGTGCTTGGCAAGAAGGTGGAAAAGGTCCAGGAATAATGGATTACTGTACTGCTGGAAGTTATGAGGTTCCAAGAAGATTTACCAAAGAACATGAAGAAGGCACATTATACCCAACTCATGAAGCCATAGACTTTTATCATAGATATAAAGAAGATATCAAGCTGTTTGCCAAAATGGGATTCACTGCGTTACGTATATCAATTGACTGGTCACGTATTTTTCCTAATGGAGATGATAATCAACCCAATCAAGAAGGATTAGATTATTATAAAGATGTTATCCAAACATTAATTGAATACAATATTGAACCAATTGTTACATTATTCCACTTTGAAATGCCTATTCATTTAGTAAGAAAATATAATTCATGGTTGAATAGAGATTTGATTAATTTCTATTTAAAGTATGTGAAGACAGTTGTTAGAGAATATAAAGGATTAGTAAAATATTGGGTGACTTTTAATGAAATGAATCATATTGATCCCCAAAGTGAAGCATCAGATTTCTTTGTCTATATGCTTGCTGGACTGACTTATGATGAGCTTCCAGGTGATAAGAGGGAATCATTAGCGACTATTGGCTACAATATGACATTAGCAGGAGTAAAGGCTACAAAGTTAATTAGAGAAATTGATAAAAATAATATTGTAGGATGTGTCTTTGGTATTCATCCAATTTACCCCAGAGATTGCAATCCTGTTAATGTTATGAATGCATTTAAGGAAATGGATAGGGACTATTATCAAATAGATGCTATGTGTAATGGAAAATTCCCAACATATAAAATGAAGGAATATGAAGATTTTGGTATTCACTTAGAAATAAATCATGAAGATGCACAAGCATTCGCTGAAGGGAAAATAGATTTTATTGGACTTAATTATTATCAGACGGGTGTATCAAAGACAGGTGAAGGTAATGAAAATGATGAAAAACTATTTGGTGGTGTTCAAAATCCATATTTAAAACAAAGTAAATGGGGTTGGGCTATTGATCCAGTTGGAATGAGATATTTATTAAATTATACTTATCGTAAATATGGCTTACCAATCATGATTACTGAAAATGGACTTGGAGCAGTAGATGAATTTATTGATGGCAGAATCAATGATGACTATCGTATTGATTATTTAAAACAGCATCTTCGTGAAATGAAAAAAGCAATTCTTGAAGATCATATTGAATGTATTGGTTATTTAATGTGGGGTCCTATTGATTTGGTGAGTGCCACAAATGGTGAGATGAAGAAAAGATATGGTTTCATCTATGTGAATAAATATGATGATGGTAGTGGGGATTTATCAAGAATTCCAAAAGATTCATTTTATTGGTATCAAAATATTATTCAAATACAGGGAGAGGAACTGTAA